One part of the Coffea eugenioides isolate CCC68of chromosome 10, Ceug_1.0, whole genome shotgun sequence genome encodes these proteins:
- the LOC113750836 gene encoding non-functional pseudokinase ZED1-like, with amino-acid sequence MDKLRNVLPFYKRKEEKEHFRHNGSLLLEGLISCFGGRYELPIRSFTAGEVIRATNNFSEQVNHIALDSWKFFRGNLQDRPILVKFGEVGSGAFPARPEFIIRGIVVNSQMSHLKNVLHLIGCCLEFELPALVYAYAPGMESLPHSLSYPRNGQLISWKSRIKIASDIANVLLYLHTAFPSPIIFRNLKLASVILDSSGVAKLFGFEFSISLPPGEKKIEDEICGTSGYLDPEYFKSGFVTEKSDVYSLGVFILLLITGETRVFKDGEPTIPYFKRRLENDQLKHILDPKSFEEEGYNEHEIEQHLLPFTNLALRCTEEKGEDRPDMIEVAKQLRQIEKSCFLYPYSDISRCQDLCLFCKSLNALQIDSCFPSTRYQLILTMTHGSVFLQLATFLQCKANGLINVLLDNTLDNSLANG; translated from the exons ATGGATAAACTGAGAAACGTTTTGCCGTTCTATAAGCGAAAAGAGGAGAAGGAACACTTTCGCCACAATGGAAGTTTACTGCTGGAGGGACtaatttcttgttttggtggGCGGTACGAGCTTCCCATTCGAAGCTTCACTGCCGGAGAAGTCATCAGGGCAACCAATAACTTTTCAGAACAGGTCAATCATATTGCCCTTGATAGTTGGAAGTTTTTCAGAGGGAATTTGCAAGACCGACCCATTTTGGTTAAATTTGGTGAGGTAGGAAGTGGGGCGTTTCCAGCCAGGCCTGAGTTTATCATTCGCGGCATAGTTGTCAATTCACAAATGAGTCACCTCAAGAATGTCTTACATCTTATAGGCTGCTGTTTGGAATTCGAGCTTCCTGCTTTGGTGTATGCTTATGCTCCTGGGATGGAATCTCTTCCTCATTCCCTCAGCTATCCCCGTAACGGTCAGCTAATTTCTTGGAAAAGTAGAATAAAGATTGCAAGTGACATAGCCAACGTCTTGCTTTATCTTCATACAGCATTTCCTTCGCCAATCATTTTCCGGAATTTGAAATTAGCCAGCGTGATATTGGACAGTAGCGGAGTAGCTAAATTATTTGGCTTTGAATTTTCGATATCCCTTCCCCCTGGAGAAAAGAAGATTGAAGATGAGATTTGTGGCACTTCTGGATACCTCGACCCTGAATACTTCAAGTCAGGCTTTGTGACCGAGAAGAGTGATGTGTACAGCTTAGGGGTATTTATCCTTCTGCTAATTACTGGAGAAACACGTGTGTTCAAGGACGGTGAACCAACAATACCTTATTTCAAACGCCGCTTAGAGAATGATCAACTCAAACATATTCTGGATCCCAAGAGTTTTGAAGAGGAAGGCTACAACGAACACGAGATAGAGCAGCATTTGTTGCCTTTTACTAATCTTGCTTTGAGATGTAcagaagaaaaaggagaagaTAGGCCAGATATGATCGAGGTTGCAAAACAGCTCCGCCAAATCGAGAAGTCT TGTTTCCTTTATCCATATTCAGACATCTCCAGATGTCAGGATCTGTGCTTATTTTGCAAATCTCTGAA TGCATTACAAATTGACTCATGTTTTCCTTCAACTCGATATCAGTTAATTTTAACGATGACTCATGGATCTGTTTTCCTTCAACTTGCAACCTTTTTGCAGTGCAAAGCAAATGGTTTGATTAATGTCTTGCTTGATAACACATTAGATAACAGTCTAGCCAATGGTTAG